Part of the Paeniglutamicibacter sulfureus genome, CTCCCCGCGGGCGCCGATTGCCAGGCCAGCGCGCAGAACACCAGTGAGGTCACCTCCGGCGGCGGCGGACTGGGTGGCGCAGCGGCGGCACTGGGACCGGTGTCCCCGGTCAACGCCAGCACGTTCGAGCTGCTGCCCGGGGTGTACGACGTTCTCGTCCTGTGCACCGCCGGTGAATCCACCTGGCAGGCAGTGGAGCGTTCGGTTTCCATCCGCAGGGACCACGTCACGAACGTTCGCCTCGAACCCAGCCAGGAACTCTAGCAGAACCCCCTTGTTGCGGCACTCGGGCATCCAAGGCTCCGAGCTGGCGTGAAGCCCCGGCCCGGGGCCTGGGAAGTTTGGACAGCCGTTCGGCCATGAGTCCCGACACCGGCTCATGGAAGCGCTCGGTCGAGTCCCCGCGCCCGGCCCCGAAGTAGAGTTCCTGCGCCCTGAGGCGGCCATCTCGTCATCCTCGATCCACGATTCGAGCAGGGTGTCGAGTGAATCGTGGCCCGCCTGATTGACCACTTGGCGGGCGGAGGAGACCGGGGACCGGCTATTTGGTCGAATACGGCGACACTGCAGCCGCGGCCGGGACCGTCATTCGGTTGCTCGTCAACGAGGAACTTGCTTCGAGTATGTCTGCGCGGGGATTCGAGCAGGCCCAGGATTTCACCAGGCCCACGATCTCCAGAGGTTGGCAGGAAACCCTGGATTTGGCCCGTGGCAACCAGCGGGCCCTTTCCCTGCGGGGTCTCCTCAAGCCCCATCTGGGCTGCATCCTCGTCGACCGGATGGCCAGCTAGAATTCGACATCGACTGGGAGAAAAAACTACTGGTTGTCAATGCACTACATGTGGTGATCTCCGCGCGTGGCTCGCAGGATCCCGGCCAGACACAAACGATTGAACCCAGTGAGATCACCGGGGACGAAGCGAGGTTCCTGATTCCCGCGGGCACCAGACGCGCTGCCAACCCCGCAGCAATCCTTGACCTCAGCCTGGGTCTTCGCTCGCGCTCCGCGGCCGTGACGATACGCCTGGGGCCAAGGAGCAAGCCCGATCTCCTTGCCGATCTCCTCCCCTAGCTCACGTCCTATGGAAACCTGATCCTCAAGTAGCCGGCAAGGCCAGCCGGTCCAAACGGCCGGTGACAAGACGATGGGTGCCGTTTCCTCGGGTAAGGAAACGACACCCATCGTTTATGCGCTCCAACTAGCTGTAGGTGGGGGGCCGCCTACTAAGGAAGCGGGAGCGGGTTCACAGCGCTCGGGACCAGGTCCGTTGCGTTGGAGACTGCAACTTCATCGGTGCCGTGGTCATCGGTGTAGGCGATGGCCAGGCGGACGAAGTTGTTCTGCTGGGCGGGTGTGACGATGAAACTTCCCATCGTCGTTGCATCGCCGGTGGCTCCGGCGATATCCGTCCAGTTAGTGCCGTTGGTGCTCTGTTGCCAGGTGTAGACCCCGCCCGACCCATCGGTTACGGCTTCCGCGCCGTCCTCGTCACTCATTTGGGTCTCGATCCGCAGGATGTCAGCCACCTGGGCTGCCTGCGGGGCGATGACGGGACCAACCGGTGCGTCATTGACGTTGGCGACCGCTTCGGTGGCTGCCGAGGCAATCTGTTCGTGCGTTCCCGCACCGTCAATGTACGTGACCTGCACCCGGACCGGGGCGCCGACTTCGGCGTCGGCGAGGGTGAAGGTGCCCGTTTCATTCGCCTGGGTGGTGACCCAGGAGCCGGTGCCCGCATCGGCGTCCACTGCCACGAAGGACTGCAGCGAGTAGGTCAGCCCGGATTCGATGCCGTCGACGTCGGTGACGCCGCTGGCATTCGTGGTGAGCTCGCCGTTTTCGGTGATCGGATCGACGGTGCCCAGCAGGACCTCGCCGGCTGCCTGGCCGCAATTTGCGGTGGTTCCAAGCGGCAGGCAGACAACCTGGTCGTTGAACTGGATGCGCTCGATGTTGCGCAGGACGTTGGCAGTTCCCTCGCCCTCGAGCGTGTTCATGACCTTGAAAACGTTGGGCTCGAGTTCGGTCACGGTGTAATCCGCCGCGACTCCCTCGAAGACCGTCGTATCAATGTTGTCTGCTTCGTTCTCCAGCTGCAGGACCTCGCGAACCACGTGCAGTTCGCTCGGGTTGATGGTGCCGTTGAGCATCCGGGTGCTGAACTTCGCCATGGAATCCTGGGATTCCACCGCGCCGCCCGCGGGCCGGTACTCGATGCGCACATTCAGCCAGGCATCGCCATCGACGAAGTTGCGTCCGTCGCGTGGTTCAAGCAGGTCCGAACCGATGCCGCCGAGCAACATGTTGTTGTTGACGTCGTTTTCGAACTCGATCGGATCGTTCTCGAGGAACGGACGGGCGTAGGGCGGAATTTCTCCCCCGCCGAGCAGTGTGCGCAGATTGTCCACGCGATCCAGGTGTCCCTGGGTCAGGTCGTGGCCGTAGCCGATCATGCCGCCGGCTGGATCGAAGGTCAGGTCGATGCCGCCTTGGCTGCCGCGCAGGATGTCGTCGCCGTTCCATCCGCTCAGTGCCTCGGTCTGCAGGAACCTGTCCCGGATGCTCTCCAGGGTTTGCGGCATGCCCACGATGAATCCCATGTCGGCGTTGACCGGTGTGGTGTGGTCCTTGTGGGTCACCCAGTCGAAGCCCAGCACCCCGGAGTACCTGTCGGTACCCGGACCGGCAACCATGATGTCGTCCCCGCCCTCGGCATCGTAGTCGTTGTTGCCACCATTGCCGATGAGCACATCGTGACCGCCGTGGTACAGGTTCGGATCATTGAACATGGTGTTGCCCATGTCGCCCTGCACCAGGTCGGCGCCTCCGCCGCCTTCGAGCCAGTCGTTGCCTTCGTCTCCGTAAAGGACGTCGGGGCCCGGGGTCCCCAGCATGAAGTCATCGCCAAGGCCGCCGTGTGCGGTGACCTTGTCCTGACCACCGAGCATGAAGTCCATGCCCGATCCGCCGAAGGTCAGGTCCCCGATGCCCGGACCCGGGTTCAGCACGTCGTTGCCGGCTTCACCCTGCAACCTGTCGTCGCCGAAGAGGTCGGTGATGATGTCGTCGCCGTCGCCGCCCATCAGTGCGTCGACGCCGTCGTCGCCTTCGATCCTGTCGTTGCCTCCCTTGCCCCAGATGGAGTCGTCGCCAATACCGCCGCGGATCTTGCTGGCGGCGTCGGTGTCCTGGATGACGATGTGTTCGGGTCCGTTGAAGCGCCAGCCGTCGGCTTGGCTGCCGGTCAGGCCAGCGGCGTTCAGTTCCGCCTGGGTGGAATCCAGGTTGAACGTTGCCTGCGGAGATGCGAACACGTCATGCGGAACACGGTCCGCGGTGGTGTTGCGCAGCACGATCTGGGACAGCGAGTTGCCTTCCAGCGAGTGGAAGAGCGTGTTGCCCAGGTTGCGGGAGAGGTAGTAGAACCTGTCGCCGTTCTGCAGGTCCTCAAGCTGGTGCTCGAAGACGTAGTTGAACGTCGAGCCCAACATACCGCCGAAGATGTACGGCTTTTCGGCCATGCCGCCCATCCAGAGGTCAACGTCGTTGAGACCGGTCTCTGCGGCGGGTGCATTCATGAACGCGGCATCGGCGGCAAGCGCCGTGCCCGCGGCACGCTTGGCTTCAAGCGTGGTCGCATCGTTCACGGAGGCGTGGTTGGCGTAGGCAGCCAGGAAGTTGGAGATGGACTCCGGGTTCTTCATCGAGAGCCGGAAATCCTCCCAGCTGCTGTACGGCTCGAGCTGCGAGTCGCCGGAATCGTTGTAGAACGTTTCCCGCGCCGTTTGCATCGAGGGAACGCCGGTGTCCCGTGCACGGGCCAGGTTGATGGCCGGCAGGTCCAGCGGGAGTCCCAGCAACTTGTTCCGCAGCGTATCGGTGACAAACTCGTCGATGCCGTTTGCGGTCTGGTTGGCCAGTCCCTTCAGGATGCCGCCGGCGGAATCGTCGGCAGACATTGGTTGTCCGTCTGGTCCGGTGGCGAATGCCTTCGGGTTCAGGAAGGCGTCCAGCAAGGGAACTTCCGTGGTGACGTCACCGTGCGTCCGTGGGACAGTCTCACGCAGCAGGGAGTGACCGAACCGGTAGACAGCGTGTGCGAATTCCGCCCTGATGGAGGAGTTCACATTGGGCTGGTACGAGTTCTCGTTCAGCACCACCGGATCGATGGAGGGCTGCACTCGGCGTGCAAACTCCTCAAAGACCAGGTGCTGGTACTGCATCTCGGTGAAGAACCGTGCCGCCTGGAAGAGCCGCTCGCCGTAGTTCCAGAAACCGTCTGCCTGGTAGCGCGCGAGCAATGCCGCCGGCATGTTGGTTTCCAGTTCGTCCTTCACCTGTGCCATGGCCCGGTTGTGTTCGGCGTGGAACACGTGGTGGACCGAGGTCAGGCCGATGTTCTCGTTGCCGCGACCGTCACCGGTGATGTAGTGCGACTCCAGGGATGCATTGTCATAGCCCGGAATGACGGTACCGTCAGGGCTCTGGGTGTCAGGCAACGGGGTGGCCCCGTGGGCAATGTCGTCCAGGAAAGATGCATTCGCGGTCAGTGCGCCATCGGTTGACAGCGGAGCAGCGCGGTTGCCCGACCTGAGTTCATTGCCTTCGAAGGCGACCTGTGCCTGGCCGTTGGCGTCAAGAACAAGACCGCCGTACGGGTCGGTGACGATCATCGGCACGTCCAGGACGTCGAAGTCGTCCATTTCGATGCCCAGGATGGTGCGGGCCTGGTCCTTGACGTTCTTCCAGGTTGGGAGGCCTTCGCCGCCGTCACCGTTGAGGATCTTTCCGGTCGGCGTAGGCCGGCCATCAACCAACACGTACTCGCGCATGAATGCCTGGTGTGAGGCATGTGAACCATAGGTCTGGTTCTGGTCCACAAACGGAGTGGTCCTGTTGACGTGCTCGCGCTGGCCATCGGTGGAGTCGATGGTTGCACGGGTAAGCATCAGGAAATTGGTGCGTGAACCCGGAACGAACAGCGGATCGTCCGGCTGGAGTGGGATGACAACCGTTCCGTTGCCGCCCTTTGACACCAAATCAAGTCCGTGGTCGAAGAACTGTCCGAAGATGGTGAACAGGCCAGTGGCCGAGGCCGACAGCCCCTCATCGGTGGCAATGTCCGGGATCTGGTAATTGTCGCTGGTGATCATCGGTGCCAAACGTGTATCCAGAGCCGGTGCAAGCGCTACAGGTCCGCCGATGACCACGACGTTCCTTGGCTGAAGTCGTTGGATTTCAGCGAGGATCGCAGGTGGGATGGTGCCGTTTGCCGGAACCAGCAGGATCGGTGCGCCCTTGGCTCCCGCCACCGGCGCCAAGCTCAGCGCGTCCGGGAAGTTGACGCCGGTCGTCACGTAGATCGTGTCCACCGGAGGCGTGTAATTGGCGGCGGAAATCATTGCCGCGGTGTCGTACCGCGTGGCTCCGCCAATCCGGGTCACGGGCCAGGAGGCCCGCAGGGTGGTTTCAACCGACTCGGAAACTGCAATGGGTCCGCCCAGGATGACAATTTCCTGTGGGGCTAGTCGTTGCAATTCGGCCAGTACCACGGCCGGAACGGTGTTCTGCCCGACGAGCAGGACCTGGTGTCCGTCGCGTGCAGCAGGAGCGGCAACAGCCAAGGCGTCAGAGAAACTGGCGCCCGTTGCGACATAGACACGAGCCTCCGGGTTAGTCGGAGATGCATCGGGGTTCGCAAACTTGCTGAGTTCCACAGCGGTCTCGTACCGGTTGGCACCGGCTATACGCGTAACAGCCCCGGATGCGAAGGTACCAAGTTCCGTGAACACGGCATCGGAAACAGCGGTGGGTCCGCCGGCCACTATGATGTTGACCGGGTTCAACCGAGTCAGCTCCGTTGCAATGTCGGCAGGAATGCTGTTCGAATTGACCAGCAATACCGGGGCGTTGAGTGCCTTGGCCACCGAGCCGGACACCAATGCATCTGCATAGTCATTGGATCGGGAGATGACAACGTTTTCCGTGTTTGCCGGGAAGTGGGATTTGCTGATCGCGGCAGAAGTTCCCGCCGCGTTGGGTCCGAAGAGACGCGTGGTTGCCTCGCCCATTTCCAAGCCTGCGCCGTCAACACGGGCAGCGACTTCGCCGGCGGCGGGATTGTCGACGGTTTGGTCAACAATCAGGTTGCTGATGGTGCGTGGTTCCGAGTCATAAACGAAGCCGTCGGTTTGTGCGTAGCTCGTGGGACCGGGAGCTCCCGGCGCACCATCGGGCCTGACCTGGGCGTCTTTGTATTCGGCTTCAAGCAGACGAGGGAAGACCTCCTGCGCCGTTCCATATCCGTCCTGGTTGGGCATCAAGTTGTTCCACCGACCGTCAACTGTTCGCAGTCCGAACGGCAACAGAGGAGACCCCACGCAGGGATCTCCATCAAGGTCGATATGTGTTTGTGTTGGAATGTCGAACTTAGCCGTTGACTTGCACAAAGGCGACGAATTCGCGTTGGTCAAGCTATCTTCGGCATGCGCCTCGGAGATTTCAATTTGCTTGATGATGAATTCAAGGTCGCCCTGTGAAACGTTGAAGTCCTGACCAGGCGGCGGTGCCGCCAATCCCGCCGGAACGTTCACAAACGCTCCCGTTATGACCATTGCCGCAGCCGCGGCAATTGACCCCAGTTTCCGGCCCGGTGAGCCGGACGTTGGCTTTCTGCCCGGCGATCCGGACACGCTGCTTTTCTTGTGCACCGTATTCTCCCCAAAAATCTGGCCCGGCGCTGTTCGTCATTGGGCCAAGGTGTACCCAGAAGACGGCCCCTATGCTTCCCAAGCTAAGACCATGCCCCCCAAGATGAACCCACTATGGATCACGAATCCGGAGAAGTAAATAGATCGATCAGACTTGTTTAATCAGCCCGTGCCAGTCAGTCCAGTTCCGGATGGCGTCCCGTCCACCCGCGGTTCTCTGGAATGGCGTCCTGGAATCGTTCCCTCCCATCCCGGGGCAAAAGTGGATATTGGCACTTGGTCTGGGGTTACTGCGCCCGGCCTTCGCCCCTGGGCGGGAGACGCTCCCGCGTCCGCCGGCAAGGGGAAGAAAATACGCCAGCCGTTGCTCTTCTCACAATGCCGCTCGTGCGTTACCGTGATGCCTAAGCGTTCGGTTATTGGGGTGACCGCAACCACCACTCGATTTTTTTCGGGGTAGGCATCCTTCTTGAGCCATCGCTAGGCTATGCGCTGCATGTGGTTATTCTTGGGGGGCGTTACTCGGTGAAAAAATTGCATTCGAACGGTTCTATCCGTGCCAAACACCGGAAGAATACATCGAACAAGGCAACACGTGTGACTGCGTTGGGCATGGCCATTGCCTTCGGATTGGCGCCTACGGCTGCACCCGCCTTTCAAACAGGCCAATTCCGATTGGTTTCGCAGTCCCCGATGGGAACTTCCGCGTATGCGGAGACCGGACTGGATTCTGTGTGGTTAGGTCTTCAAGGCGGGGGCACCACCATGTCTCGGCAGTGGCTGGATTTCAGAAGCGCTGCACCAGGTTTTCCCGTAACTGCCACCCCTGATTCGAGCAGCCCTGGTTCGAGCAGGCCTGATTCGAGCGACGGAAACACTCTGTGGAACCGCGTCACCGGTGGAAACACAGCGGACATGGTTGCAAATCAGCGGGTGTCCGCGCAAAGACTTCTGCCCGGCAAGATCCACCTCATTCATCCGGTGACAACACGATTCATCACGAGTCGCTTCGGCTGGCGGAAGAACCCCACAGGGGCTGGACACCAGACACATGTCGGGCAAGATTATGGAATCGCATGTGGATCGCCCGTATATGCGACCGCCGATGGAACTGTCGTCGTATCGGCATGGGCCGGCCACTCCGGAATGCGCGTGACCATTGAGCACGGAAGCTCCGTTCGGACCGGATACAGCCACAACTCCAAGCTGCTGGCCCGAGTTGGGGATTTTGTGAAACAGGGCCAGGTCATTGCCTTGAGCGGTACCACGGGAAACTCCACAGGATGCCATGTGCATTTCGAGGTCATCATCAATGGCCGTTGGGTGGACCCGAGGCCGTATCTTCCCGGGTCGAATGGGCAACCGGGTCAGTCCCTTAATGCCGGCAACCTGGTGAGTAAGACCAATACCCCAGGCCCAAGGGCCCTGCTTGGTCACGACCTGGAGCTCGAGCTGCCGAACAAGACGGAATCCAAAAAATCCGGCAAGAAAAAGTCCGATCCAGGACAAGACACCATACCGGCCGTCAAGGCGCCTCCGAAGCCGAAACCCGCACCGGATCCAACCGCCAAGCCGACCCCGAAGCCGGCTCCCGCGCCGAAGCCCCAACCCGAGCCAACGCCTGAGACCACGCCAAAGCCCCAACCCGAGCCAAAGCCTGAGACCACGCCAAAGCCCCAACCCGAGCCAAAGCCACAACCAGAGCCGACGCCCGAAACCACGCCAAAGCCCGCGCCGGAGCAGGCTCCCGGAACATCGCCCGAGCCAAAGCCTGTGCCTGCGCCGGAAAGCAACGCGTCAGAAGCGCCCGCAGTTGTTGCCCCGGTGCCGACACCGGAAGCCAAGCCAAGGCCGGCACCGAAACCTGCCCCCGAACCGGCGCCTCAGCCTGCACCGAAGCCGGTGCCCAAGCCCGTTCCGGAAGCCGAAACGGTGGACCCGCCGGCAATTGACAAGCCTGCACCGTCGCCCGAAGCGAGCGCAAAGGCTACCCCGGAGCCTGCACCACCGGTCCCGGTTCCATCTGCTATCCCGGAAGCCTGCGATCCGGAACTTGGATTGGACGCAACTGCAACGTCGGCAGCGGCGGAACAGCCATGCCTCCCCACCGGGGGCGATGCCGCGCCGAAGTCCTCCGGCACCGCTGCCCTTCCTGCACGGGAAGAACAGGGCTAGTGCAACGATCGGCTTTGCCCCGGCGGGCCACTTGAAGCCAAAAACACATTAAGAAAACGAAGGTCCCGCAACCCTTGGGGTTGCGGGACCTTCGTACATCCGGCCCAGGGGCCGGAACAAGCGGTTTAGCGCTTGGAGAACTGCGAAGCCTTGCGGGCCTTCTTGAGACCAGCCTTCTTGCGCTCGATGACGCGGGCGTCACGAGTCAAGTAGCCGGCCTTCTTGAGGGCTGCACGGTTGTTGTCGCGGTCGATTTCGTTCAGCGAACGAGCGATGCCCAGGCGCAACGCACCGGCCTGGCCCGAGGGGCCGCCACCGTGGATGCGTGCAAGAACGTCGTAGGCGCCGTCGAGCTCGAGGAGCTTGAACGGTTCGTTGACATCCTGCTGGTGCAGCTTGTTCGGGAAGTAGTTTTCCAGCGTGCGACCGTTGAGGGTCCACTTGCCGGTACCCGGAACGACGCGCACGCGGGCAATTGCCTGCTTGCGACGGCCGACTGCTGCGCCTGCAACGGTCAGTGCCGGACGTTCCTTGACGGCTTCTGCTTCAACGGCAACGGTCTCCGAGGTGTACGAAGTCGGAGCTTCACCCTCGAATTCAGTGATCTCTTCAGTGTTCTGAGCCACGATAATCTCCTAAAGTCTTGTTCTCGGGGCCCAGCGCTACTGCGCGACCTGGGTGATTTCGAAGGTCTGCGGCTGCTGTGCAGCGTGCGGGTGCTCGGCACCGCGGTAGACCTTCAACTTGGACAGCTGATCCGCAGCCAGCGAGTTCTTCGGGAGCATGCCCTTGATGGCCTTCTCCACTGCCTGGACCGGGTTCTTTTCAAGAAGCTCGGCGTAGGTCACGGACTTCAGGCCGCCCGGGAAACCCGAGTGACGGTAGGCGCGCTTGTTTTCGAGCTTGGCGCCGGTGAGGGCAACCTTCTCGGCGTTGATGATGATGACGTGATCGCCCATGTCCATGTGGGGGGCGAAGGTAGCCTTGTGCTTGCCGCGCAGCAGGGTTGCGGCCTGGACGGCGAGGCGACCAAGTACAACGTCGGTGGCATCAATGATGTGCCACTGGCGGGTCTGGTCAGCCGGCTTTGGAGTGAACGTACGCACTGTAATTGCCTTTGTTTTATTGGTTACTGGTCAAGCACAGTTCCAAGCAGCGGCTGTGAGATCCACTGTTGTAGATGTGCTGTGTTCGATGCGCTGTAACCAGTTCGCCAGGTGAGGACTGAAAAGACCGGCCGTCCATGAATGTTCGCAATCCCAGCAGACCAGTGGCTCTGCAACTGAGCCGTCACGCGGAGAAGGTTGTGTCGAACAAAGGACACGCACAACAGCCCATAGTCTATCGGATTAACCCCGACACCGCCAAAGCGCCCGCAGTGAGCCTGCCGACAGGCCAGCTTCAAGGCAAAATGATTCACGCATGCCCGTACCCGCGACACCAAACGTCCGTTCCCATGACGCAGGGCATTGCTCCCACAACCAAGGCCAACGTGTCGGTCGCAACAGTGCACAGCAGGGACATCCCGCAACGAGCCAATTAGGCTTGAAGTTACCTCCTGCGCATCAAAAAAATGTTGCCTCCCGGACTACGACGCAACGATTCAAGGATCCCATTGCCCTTTACCTTGGCCCATGCGGCCGCCGTACTTCCGTTCGCGCGCCAACCGCTCGTTCCGCTCGCACTTGTCGCCGGCGCGATGGCCCCTGACCTTCCATACTTCCTGA contains:
- the rpsI gene encoding 30S ribosomal protein S9 yields the protein MAQNTEEITEFEGEAPTSYTSETVAVEAEAVKERPALTVAGAAVGRRKQAIARVRVVPGTGKWTLNGRTLENYFPNKLHQQDVNEPFKLLELDGAYDVLARIHGGGPSGQAGALRLGIARSLNEIDRDNNRAALKKAGYLTRDARVIERKKAGLKKARKASQFSKR
- the rplM gene encoding 50S ribosomal protein L13; the encoded protein is MRTFTPKPADQTRQWHIIDATDVVLGRLAVQAATLLRGKHKATFAPHMDMGDHVIIINAEKVALTGAKLENKRAYRHSGFPGGLKSVTYAELLEKNPVQAVEKAIKGMLPKNSLAADQLSKLKVYRGAEHPHAAQQPQTFEITQVAQ
- a CDS encoding M23 family metallopeptidase, which translates into the protein MVANQRVSAQRLLPGKIHLIHPVTTRFITSRFGWRKNPTGAGHQTHVGQDYGIACGSPVYATADGTVVVSAWAGHSGMRVTIEHGSSVRTGYSHNSKLLARVGDFVKQGQVIALSGTTGNSTGCHVHFEVIINGRWVDPRPYLPGSNGQPGQSLNAGNLVSKTNTPGPRALLGHDLELELPNKTESKKSGKKKSDPGQDTIPAVKAPPKPKPAPDPTAKPTPKPAPAPKPQPEPTPETTPKPQPEPKPETTPKPQPEPKPQPEPTPETTPKPAPEQAPGTSPEPKPVPAPESNASEAPAVVAPVPTPEAKPRPAPKPAPEPAPQPAPKPVPKPVPEAETVDPPAIDKPAPSPEASAKATPEPAPPVPVPSAIPEACDPELGLDATATSAAAEQPCLPTGGDAAPKSSGTAALPAREEQG
- a CDS encoding peroxidase family protein — translated: MPNQDGYGTAQEVFPRLLEAEYKDAQVRPDGAPGAPGPTSYAQTDGFVYDSEPRTISNLIVDQTVDNPAAGEVAARVDGAGLEMGEATTRLFGPNAAGTSAAISKSHFPANTENVVISRSNDYADALVSGSVAKALNAPVLLVNSNSIPADIATELTRLNPVNIIVAGGPTAVSDAVFTELGTFASGAVTRIAGANRYETAVELSKFANPDASPTNPEARVYVATGASFSDALAVAAPAARDGHQVLLVGQNTVPAVVLAELQRLAPQEIVILGGPIAVSESVETTLRASWPVTRIGGATRYDTAAMISAANYTPPVDTIYVTTGVNFPDALSLAPVAGAKGAPILLVPANGTIPPAILAEIQRLQPRNVVVIGGPVALAPALDTRLAPMITSDNYQIPDIATDEGLSASATGLFTIFGQFFDHGLDLVSKGGNGTVVIPLQPDDPLFVPGSRTNFLMLTRATIDSTDGQREHVNRTTPFVDQNQTYGSHASHQAFMREYVLVDGRPTPTGKILNGDGGEGLPTWKNVKDQARTILGIEMDDFDVLDVPMIVTDPYGGLVLDANGQAQVAFEGNELRSGNRAAPLSTDGALTANASFLDDIAHGATPLPDTQSPDGTVIPGYDNASLESHYITGDGRGNENIGLTSVHHVFHAEHNRAMAQVKDELETNMPAALLARYQADGFWNYGERLFQAARFFTEMQYQHLVFEEFARRVQPSIDPVVLNENSYQPNVNSSIRAEFAHAVYRFGHSLLRETVPRTHGDVTTEVPLLDAFLNPKAFATGPDGQPMSADDSAGGILKGLANQTANGIDEFVTDTLRNKLLGLPLDLPAINLARARDTGVPSMQTARETFYNDSGDSQLEPYSSWEDFRLSMKNPESISNFLAAYANHASVNDATTLEAKRAAGTALAADAAFMNAPAAETGLNDVDLWMGGMAEKPYIFGGMLGSTFNYVFEHQLEDLQNGDRFYYLSRNLGNTLFHSLEGNSLSQIVLRNTTADRVPHDVFASPQATFNLDSTQAELNAAGLTGSQADGWRFNGPEHIVIQDTDAASKIRGGIGDDSIWGKGGNDRIEGDDGVDALMGGDGDDIITDLFGDDRLQGEAGNDVLNPGPGIGDLTFGGSGMDFMLGGQDKVTAHGGLGDDFMLGTPGPDVLYGDEGNDWLEGGGGADLVQGDMGNTMFNDPNLYHGGHDVLIGNGGNNDYDAEGGDDIMVAGPGTDRYSGVLGFDWVTHKDHTTPVNADMGFIVGMPQTLESIRDRFLQTEALSGWNGDDILRGSQGGIDLTFDPAGGMIGYGHDLTQGHLDRVDNLRTLLGGGEIPPYARPFLENDPIEFENDVNNNMLLGGIGSDLLEPRDGRNFVDGDAWLNVRIEYRPAGGAVESQDSMAKFSTRMLNGTINPSELHVVREVLQLENEADNIDTTVFEGVAADYTVTELEPNVFKVMNTLEGEGTANVLRNIERIQFNDQVVCLPLGTTANCGQAAGEVLLGTVDPITENGELTTNASGVTDVDGIESGLTYSLQSFVAVDADAGTGSWVTTQANETGTFTLADAEVGAPVRVQVTYIDGAGTHEQIASAATEAVANVNDAPVGPVIAPQAAQVADILRIETQMSDEDGAEAVTDGSGGVYTWQQSTNGTNWTDIAGATGDATTMGSFIVTPAQQNNFVRLAIAYTDDHGTDEVAVSNATDLVPSAVNPLPLP